ACTTTTCATAGGTACGTTCCATTAACGGAGCATTATTTGCCGTACGGGCAATGGAGATCAGATGTCTGTAACATTCACTCACTTTGTCGTATTCTTTTTTGTCTTTGAACTGGTTGATCAGTTTGTTAAAACTGGCGTCTCCCTGATCGTTTTGTCCGAAGGTATAATAATAGCTTGCCTGGGTATATAATAAATCTTCGGCGAGCTTGTCGCTACCGGCTTGACTGACCAGGTTATCCAGAGTATTCAACTGAAGTTGGGCCTGCGCTGCATTTTTGAGCTTGATGTACATTTGTAGCCGTTCTTTTGTCAGTTGGAAACGCTGGTCGTAGAATGTTTTCTGTGCTTTTTGTTCTTCGGTCAACAGAAACTGGGTCATTTGCCGGCAAAGCTCAAACGCTTCCTGATAGTAGTTTTCGCGGTAATAAAGATATGTCGCTTTTGTTCCACAATCAATGGCTTGCGTATAGTCTCCTTCGTTCGAGAAGGCTTTGTAAGCTTGGATATAAAGATAACGGGCTTTGGTAAAGTCCTTTTGTTCCAGGCTGTTCTGTGCCTGTTTCATTAAATCGTTTGCTTTGTTCTCCGCAAAAAGCGAAGTACAAAAACAAATTGCGAGGGTGATAATAAAATACGTGATTCTCATAAACTTTATTTTTATTAGAAGCAAATATATGTATTTATTCAAAATCAAAGCATGAAGTTTTACCGAAAAATTTAATTAATGTATCTTTTATTTGTTGGAATTATGCTTTTATTTCTATTTCGTATATCCGTGATTCGTCTTCCCAGGGATGGTATCCTTGTCCTATATATTTGAATCCCAGCTTTTCATAGAAGCCTATATGCTCAGTGCTGAGGTATAATTTGTTAAAACCAGCTTTAACCGTATCTTCTTTGGCTTTCTCCAATAAAAGACTGCTGTAAAAATTTCCTCGTTGGGTTTCGTCTATATACACTGCGCAAACCCACGGATACAAGTCCATCCGGCTGATAAAATCGTTCGTGATCAGTCCAGCACAGCCAATGATCTGATCATCTTTCTCCAACAAATACCACTGTGGAAAAGAACTCGGAGAATCTATACAATGATTGATGCTATCCTCATACATGACAGGATACACAGAAGGCCATTTACTTTGCAGATAGTTGATCGCTATGTCTTTGTAGGCCGGATTTTCTTTTACAGATATAATTTTCATGATGTTGTATTTAATGGGGTGAATGAATGCTTTTCCTGTATACTATATATTCTATTAAAGTGATTATCCGCAAGAATCTTAAATTTTATTCTTACGGAAATACAAAGATACTCTATAGAATTTAATTTTTCGTATATTTGACAAAACCAATAAATAATCAGATCATGGACATAAAGGTATTTCTCAATAATTATCGTGAAGCATTTGGTGAAAAAGTGGATCTTCCAATCGTCTTTTGGTATTCAGAGCAACCGGTAAACTCTGTTGATAAAATCGGAGGATGTTTATTCAAATGTATGAAGGATGTCAGGGATGGGCAAACGGTTACTTTGAGTGTGGAAAATATCGGTTGTGGCGGCGGGAAATTCTATACCGGCTTTACAGAGATGCCCGAACGGATTCCCGGATTTGTGTCTTTAAAAGAAAAATACAAACAAACCCCTGAAGGCGTTTCTGAGTTTTTGGAGGAATTGCAAGTTCCGAGAGCAAAGATGGATTATCTGAACTTTACCCGAATGGATAAAGTAGAGAATTTCGATAATCTCGAAGGAATTCTGTTTCTGGCAACACCCGATATGCTTTCCGGCCTAGCTACCTGGGCGTTTTTCGATAATAATTCACAGGATGCCGTTACTTCTTTATTTGGCTCCGGTTGTTGCTCTGTAGTCACACAAGCCGTTATTGAGAATGCGAGAGGGGGAAAGCGCACTTTTATCGGATTCTTCGATCCTTCCGTACGTCCTTATTTTGAACCGGATATTTTAAGTTTTATGATACCTATGTCACGTTTCAGGGAAATGTACGATACAATGCGGAGTAGCTGTTTGTTCGATACGCATGCCTGGGGAAAGGTAAAAGCCAGGATGGAATAAAGAAATTCTGATATTGTATAAACCTCTATGCATTGTATTTAAAATGATTTAGTAATTTTGTTGGTGGTTAATTGAAACAGCTAACAAATAATACAATGCCAGATTATAAACATATACTTTCCTGTTGGCACAAACTGGAACATTTTTCTCCGGCTCTTCTTCCGAAAGATAATAGTGTAAAACGTTTGGGGGAGGAGCTTCCATGGATGCGTCCATTGGAAGCAAAAGATCCGAGAAAGACGATTCAATACACTATTTATCTGGGTGTCTTTTCTCTGACATCTGTTTCCGATTTTGTGAAAAAAATCTTTAAGGATGAAAGCGTCAACCCAAATTCGGTTAATGCCAAGGTTTGTTATGCTTCTTTTAAACTGGATTGTCAGGGTATATACATACAAAATACATTTGGCCTTTCTACGATGCCCTGGGCATTGAAACAGTTGGAAGAAGATAAGGTGGAAACCGATACTTGGTCGGAGGATTTTAATCAGTTAAAATCTAATCTGTTTGAGCAATTAACCGAGAACCGGAAAGAACTGGCTGAAGACTTTCTGAGTTATTTGTCAAATACCCAGACACTCGAAAATCTACAAGATATTCAATCATTAATCATACGGAAACTGAAGTGGAGTACTTCTCCTGAAACGGAAATATACATCCGGACAGAAGAAGTTTTCAAGAAAAATAATCCTTCGGATCCGGATGAATCGAATGCTGATATATTGAACAGTTTCTATATTGACGATTTGGAGCGGATAATTGCTTCTTATGAAAAAGAAGTTTATAATACAGCATTTAAGAATTATTTGAGTGCCTGTTTGAATGAAGATTTCGCTCATTCGGACCTATCCCTGCATCCTGAGATTCTGAAAGAAAGTCTGATTCCGGAAAATTACCCGGATGGTTGTTGGCCGTCTCCTTATGGGGCAAGTTTGATGCAACAGTTTGCTGTAAATACTGTCAATAAAGAGTTGGCCGGCGAGAAACAAGAGGGACTATTTTCTGTAAACGGACCTCCCGGAACAGGAAAGACAACCTTGCTAAGGGATATTATTGCTGCAATTCTGGTGAAGCGTGCTAAAAAGATGGTTGGTTTTACTGATCCGGCAAAGGCTTTCCGTAAAATAGGTGAGGTACAGGTCAGTGATAAATATACTCCGTTTATTTATGCACCGGATCCTTCCATCAGTGATGGAGGTATTGTTGTTGCTTCTTCGAATAATGGAGCGGTAGAAAATATCTCAAAAGAACTACCCTTAAAAGGAGAAGTAAAAGGTTATTCTGATCAGGTTGGATATTTCCGGCAGGTTAGTGAGGAATGTCTGGATGAACAATATTGGGGAATAATCGCTGCTGTATTAGGAAATAAAGAAAATCAACGAAAACTGATCGGTAGCATCTGGAATGGGAATTCGGAGAAGGAAACCTATACGCTAAAGCAACAGTTAGCCGATTATAAACCCACAGAAGAAGAATGGTTAAATGTTGTATCGTCTTTTAAAAAGAAGCTCCATGAAGTCGGGGAAGAGAAATCCCGTCTGACCGGTTTTATGAAAGATGAGGAAAACAGAGAGAAGATTCGGATTCAGTGTGAAGATGCAGAGAACCGTTTGACTTTTGATAAGGAAGAATTGAATAAACGGGAAAATGCATCTGCTCTGTTGTCTGCTGAAATAGAAGAGGGTATGCGAAGAAGGGATGAAATAAAGAGTGAAATGCAACTGTTGCAGTCTACTCGTCCCGGATTTTTTACATATTGGTTCAGCAAGGAAGTACGAACTCAATATAAAAAGGCTGTGGCTTCTGTTTTGTCGGAATACAATAGGCAGACAGAGACTATTGCAGAGCAGAAAGCCCGGTTACGGGCGCTTTATTCAGAAATAGAGAAGCTGAAAAAGAGACAGGAGAAGAGTAAAAAGGATTATGATAAAGTAAATGCATTATATACTCAGCTGGTAGATTCTACAGAAAAAGCTCGTCAGGAGTTAAAAGGAGCCTATGCTGATGCTGCGTTTTGGAAACAAATCGAATCGAAGGAAACACAAGAAACCTCTCCCTGGTATTCTCAGAAACTGAAGCAGTTGCAATCCGAATTGTTCATCGAAGCGATGAAGGTGAACGAACTGTTTATACTCCGGGCAAATGCAACATCGAGTCGGATAAAAACGACATTGGATGGTTTCTTCAATTACCTGAAAACGGGTGGCGACCTTACCGAAAAGGAGATACAGGCGATGTGGAATACGTTTTGGTTGGTTGTTCCTGTCGTCTCTTCTACTTTTGCATCTATCCAGCGTATGTTCAGTACGTTGGGTGCGGCTTCTATTCCGTGGTTATTTGTAGATGAGGCTGGACAGGCCGTTCCACAGGCGGCAGCCGGGGCTATTTGGCGTTCGAAACGGGCCGTTATTGTAGGTGACCCTTTCCAGATAGAGCCTGTCGTAACGATACCGGAGCAGATCATCAATAATTTTAGCCGTTATTTTGGACTGGATAAGACGCAGATACATACTTCACTTTCCGTTCAGTCGATGGCTGACCGTGCGAATCCGTATGGCTGGATTACTAATGATACCTGGACCGGTTCACCTTTACGGGTTCACCGCCGTTGTATCGATCCGATGTTTTCCATTGCTAATGAGATCGCATATAATAATATGATGTATAATTCGACTCAGGGAGGTTCGTCTGATTTGATGATGCAGAATGGATTTGTACAGGTTGAGGGTCAGGTGCGTGGTCGTCATTATGTGCCGGAACAAGGAACTGTCATCAAACTGATGATTATGGATGAGATCCGTCAATTACAGGATTTACCGGATTTGTTTGTCATCTCTCCATTTTCGGAAATACCATCTGTCCTGAAAAAAGAATTGCGTCAACCGATAAAGCAAGCACTTGCCCCCTTTAAACCGATCGGAGATGATGAGCTAAAGAAATGGCTGGATGCTCATATCGGAACGGTCCATACTTTCCAGGGAAAACAGGCTGCAGGTGTCATTTTATGTTTGGGACTTGATGAAAAGACAAAAGGCGCTGCTGCCTGGGCTTCATCCAAACCCAATTTGCTGAATGTGGCTTTGACACGTGCTAAATTACGGTTCGTAGCCGTAGGTGATGGAAAGGTTTGGTTGGGACAACCTTATTTTTGCAAATTGAAAGGATTGAGTGTTTGATTATGATAATATAGATTTTAAACTGTTTTTATTAGGGAGTGGGTTCTTTATTGGCAACCCCAAAAGGAATGTGAACAGCAGGGATTTTATCTATATGATCTAGGTGAACCATTTGATCATCAAAGAATATATGAGGTTTCATTATATTCAAAATTCTAGCCTTATCTATTCCTCCAAGAAAGAAAGCTTCATCAACATCTACATCCCAATAGTTTAGAGTATTAATCATTCTCTCATGTGCAGGTGCATTTCTGGCAGTCACAATGGCTGTTTTCAAAATTCGTTGATATTGGGGATCTTGGTTTGCCTTTCTTTGTTCTAATTTCTGGTAAACCGAGATTTTTTTTAATAATTCTATGACAGGACCATTTTTTAGAGGTTCAGCAGCGTGGTCTACTTCGTATTTGTGATATGTCTGAAGACTGTTTGTTGTCTTGTATACTTTTTCGGCTTCATCATCAGCTAAAACTCCGTCAAAGTCAAATGCAAGCCTTAATTCTTTATCTTCTTCATCATCCATAACTGCGGTTTTGTTTAGAACTCTTCCTGCTGCAGTTCCACTATCCAATGCTTTTTTGACATCAGCTTCATTGGCTGAAAGAAAAAGTGAAGCATTGAATGCTGGAAGATATTGGAAATGAGATGAACCTGAAGAAAAACCAGCTCTTGTTATATTTAACTGATAATGCTTTATAGAGTTAAATGCTCTCATCCCTGTTTCGGGGCTATTACGGGACATGAGAATCACTTCAATGGGTTGCTCATCTGGAAATGATTCATTTAATCGAAGTAAACGACTTATAAATGGAAAAGCAACTCCTTTTTCAAAAGGCTTATCTATATATTTTTTCTGATATTCTTTATATGGTTGTACACCTTGAGCTTTGAAGATGCTGTCAGATTCAGTTAGATCAAAGAGGGCGCTTGATGCAACTGCTATTACAAGTTTTTTTTCTATAGGGTATGCCATCTTTCTTTTCTTATTTGTTTTATTCTTCTATTTCAAAAGAATAATCATATTTTATTATAGATTGATTTCTAACATTTTCAATCCAGGCTTTCGTTTTGTGATTTTCATCCGAGATCATTTGGGGAGTATAGTTTTTATATTTTTCATATATGTGATTCAAAGTACTTAATTCACTTTCAGAAAATATATTTTCATCAACAAATTCTTTTGTTGTTAATAACTCTCCAATATTTCCATTTGCAAATTCGACAGCCTCTCTTTCTATTCCTCCAATATTGTCATAGATTGTTTGATATTTATTGGGTACACATCCATAAGGATATGCTACATACTCCAAACCACTCAAACCTTTTGCATATTCTTTATAATGATAAAAATCAGCATAAAACAATAACTTATTAAGTTTGGTAGGACAAAGGGAACCGCTTTTATTCAGAAAAAAGGTAATTATATTTTTTAGTTTAACTATATCTTGTTTTACATATCCATTTTTGATAGATCTTTGTAATTTGTTGAATATTAGTAGTCTTTCAAATTTGTTGCAGGGTGTTTGTGGTATTCTATCTAATTTACAGATTATATTTTTATATTCTTTTTCTGTGAATTGGTGTATAGAATTCTCCACTAGAGCTCTAAAAACTTTAGGATCTTGTATACTGAATAATGTTTTACCATTACTTTCATTAGGAAGTAATCCTTTTTCGTATAAACTATATTGATTCTCTCCAAAACCTAGAATTTTGGACATCTTAGCGCAAGATAGACCATATTTCTCTCTCATGCTAAAAATCTCATCAGGATAGGGAATACCATATTTCTCTCTATATTGATTATGTAGTTGAGTTATCCATAATTCATCTTGTTCGGTTGTGGTGAACTCTTCACCGGTTGTATCACATTTGTAATAACAGGACGTTACAATATATTTTGAACCTCTGAACTCAACTTCTTTCGTTTCATACACTAAAGTTGCGTTACCTTCAGCAAACGGACTTTCAATAACCTTTTTCATGATTAATTATTTTTGTATGGATATGCCATCTTTTGCTCTGCTTTGTGAAATGATATACAAATCGTTGATTTGTTAGCTTTACCGAGAGAAATTTTAATATATATTTCTTCTCCGTTGAGATCTTTTCCAAATACCCACATTTCACCGTATCCATATAACAGGTTATCGGTTATTGTGTGGGAGTAATCCTCGACAACTAGATTTTTTATAACTTCCAGTCTCATATTACTGGTGATTCCTAACTCCATTAGTGCATTTCGGTTTTTCTCTCGATCGACAAATACTATATTGAATATAGTAAGTTTAGTTTGAAACTGACTTAAAAATTGTCTGACCTCATCTTCTGTTGCCATATAGATTAACTTAGTAACAGACAAAGATCGAATTATTTTTTGAAATAGACAATAAAATTCAACTATAAAGTGGGTAAATATCTATATTTAACACATCGTAATAAATGTGTGAGTTCGTATTTGTCTTATTTTTGATTTCTATTTTAAATGTTTCCGAATATACTTATTCACCGGCTTTTCAAAATAGCGGTACGACAGTAGGCTGCAACAGATGGTAATCAAGAGTAATATTGGGATTACTATTTGCCATGGATAATTCCATCCGGTACTTTTGTATAATTCTATAATAAACAGGTGGATAAGGTACATGGCGTAGCTTATGTCGCCACCGATTACGAGATATTTATTACTCAGAAAACGGGAAATTATTCCTTTGTTTATTGCAAAGACATAAAGAAGCAAAGAGACAGGCAACCAATAATATACCGAATACCGATATACTTTAGGTAGTACACCGGCTGAACCGCAATAATAAAACGCAATGAATAATGCTACCGCCCCGATTTCAAACCATGTCGCCCGGTTTACACTCCAATTACCGGTACTTTTGTTATAAAGCTTGAATAGCAACATTCCCACCAGGAAATCCGGTAGTCGAGTCAGTGGATTCACATACCAGTAAGCCCGTATCTGCTCTTCAGGAGTGAAATACATACCACAGGCAACTATTAAACCTGTTGCAATCAATATCCAAAATAACTTAC
This is a stretch of genomic DNA from Parabacteroides chongii. It encodes these proteins:
- a CDS encoding DUF169 domain-containing protein, translated to MDIKVFLNNYREAFGEKVDLPIVFWYSEQPVNSVDKIGGCLFKCMKDVRDGQTVTLSVENIGCGGGKFYTGFTEMPERIPGFVSLKEKYKQTPEGVSEFLEELQVPRAKMDYLNFTRMDKVENFDNLEGILFLATPDMLSGLATWAFFDNNSQDAVTSLFGSGCCSVVTQAVIENARGGKRTFIGFFDPSVRPYFEPDILSFMIPMSRFREMYDTMRSSCLFDTHAWGKVKARME
- a CDS encoding type II toxin-antitoxin system MqsR family toxin; protein product: MATEDEVRQFLSQFQTKLTIFNIVFVDREKNRNALMELGITSNMRLEVIKNLVVEDYSHTITDNLLYGYGEMWVFGKDLNGEEIYIKISLGKANKSTICISFHKAEQKMAYPYKNN
- a CDS encoding GNAT family N-acetyltransferase — its product is MKIISVKENPAYKDIAINYLQSKWPSVYPVMYEDSINHCIDSPSSFPQWYLLEKDDQIIGCAGLITNDFISRMDLYPWVCAVYIDETQRGNFYSSLLLEKAKEDTVKAGFNKLYLSTEHIGFYEKLGFKYIGQGYHPWEDESRIYEIEIKA
- a CDS encoding 5'-nucleotidase encodes the protein MAYPIEKKLVIAVASSALFDLTESDSIFKAQGVQPYKEYQKKYIDKPFEKGVAFPFISRLLRLNESFPDEQPIEVILMSRNSPETGMRAFNSIKHYQLNITRAGFSSGSSHFQYLPAFNASLFLSANEADVKKALDSGTAAGRVLNKTAVMDDEEDKELRLAFDFDGVLADDEAEKVYKTTNSLQTYHKYEVDHAAEPLKNGPVIELLKKISVYQKLEQRKANQDPQYQRILKTAIVTARNAPAHERMINTLNYWDVDVDEAFFLGGIDKARILNIMKPHIFFDDQMVHLDHIDKIPAVHIPFGVANKEPTP
- a CDS encoding DEAD/DEAH box helicase, which translates into the protein MPDYKHILSCWHKLEHFSPALLPKDNSVKRLGEELPWMRPLEAKDPRKTIQYTIYLGVFSLTSVSDFVKKIFKDESVNPNSVNAKVCYASFKLDCQGIYIQNTFGLSTMPWALKQLEEDKVETDTWSEDFNQLKSNLFEQLTENRKELAEDFLSYLSNTQTLENLQDIQSLIIRKLKWSTSPETEIYIRTEEVFKKNNPSDPDESNADILNSFYIDDLERIIASYEKEVYNTAFKNYLSACLNEDFAHSDLSLHPEILKESLIPENYPDGCWPSPYGASLMQQFAVNTVNKELAGEKQEGLFSVNGPPGTGKTTLLRDIIAAILVKRAKKMVGFTDPAKAFRKIGEVQVSDKYTPFIYAPDPSISDGGIVVASSNNGAVENISKELPLKGEVKGYSDQVGYFRQVSEECLDEQYWGIIAAVLGNKENQRKLIGSIWNGNSEKETYTLKQQLADYKPTEEEWLNVVSSFKKKLHEVGEEKSRLTGFMKDEENREKIRIQCEDAENRLTFDKEELNKRENASALLSAEIEEGMRRRDEIKSEMQLLQSTRPGFFTYWFSKEVRTQYKKAVASVLSEYNRQTETIAEQKARLRALYSEIEKLKKRQEKSKKDYDKVNALYTQLVDSTEKARQELKGAYADAAFWKQIESKETQETSPWYSQKLKQLQSELFIEAMKVNELFILRANATSSRIKTTLDGFFNYLKTGGDLTEKEIQAMWNTFWLVVPVVSSTFASIQRMFSTLGAASIPWLFVDEAGQAVPQAAAGAIWRSKRAVIVGDPFQIEPVVTIPEQIINNFSRYFGLDKTQIHTSLSVQSMADRANPYGWITNDTWTGSPLRVHRRCIDPMFSIANEIAYNNMMYNSTQGGSSDLMMQNGFVQVEGQVRGRHYVPEQGTVIKLMIMDEIRQLQDLPDLFVISPFSEIPSVLKKELRQPIKQALAPFKPIGDDELKKWLDAHIGTVHTFQGKQAAGVILCLGLDEKTKGAAAWASSKPNLLNVALTRAKLRFVAVGDGKVWLGQPYFCKLKGLSV
- a CDS encoding type II toxin-antitoxin system antitoxin SocA domain-containing protein — translated: MKKVIESPFAEGNATLVYETKEVEFRGSKYIVTSCYYKCDTTGEEFTTTEQDELWITQLHNQYREKYGIPYPDEIFSMREKYGLSCAKMSKILGFGENQYSLYEKGLLPNESNGKTLFSIQDPKVFRALVENSIHQFTEKEYKNIICKLDRIPQTPCNKFERLLIFNKLQRSIKNGYVKQDIVKLKNIITFFLNKSGSLCPTKLNKLLFYADFYHYKEYAKGLSGLEYVAYPYGCVPNKYQTIYDNIGGIEREAVEFANGNIGELLTTKEFVDENIFSESELSTLNHIYEKYKNYTPQMISDENHKTKAWIENVRNQSIIKYDYSFEIEE
- a CDS encoding acyltransferase family protein; translated protein: MIKPLTSLRFIFALMVFAAHCYVIDPHFSHFLYKEGFVGVSFFFVLSGFIIAYNYQRKFESRNISRREFWIARFARVYPLHIATLMLYPLVGGALLAMNWDTVLKLVSQLFLVHPFIPQTDYFFAFNSPSWSLGCEQLFYFLFPFLALWLNDTRKLFWILIATGLIVACGMYFTPEEQIRAYWYVNPLTRLPDFLVGMLLFKLYNKSTGNWSVNRATWFEIGAVALFIAFYYCGSAGVLPKVYRYSVYYWLPVSLLLYVFAINKGIISRFLSNKYLVIGGDISYAMYLIHLFIIELYKSTGWNYPWQIVIPILLLITICCSLLSYRYFEKPVNKYIRKHLK